The following are encoded in a window of Kogia breviceps isolate mKogBre1 chromosome 10, mKogBre1 haplotype 1, whole genome shotgun sequence genomic DNA:
- the CISH gene encoding cytokine-inducible SH2-containing protein, translated as MVVCVQGPCPLLAVEQIGQRPLWAQSLELPEPAMQPLPAGAFLEEAAEESPDQPEGEPKVLDPEEDLLCIAKTFSYLRESGWYWGSITASEARQHLQKMPEGTFLVRDSTHPSYLFTLSVKTTRGPTNVRIEYADSSFRLDSNCLSRPRILAFPDVVSLVQHYVASCAADTRSDSPDLATTPALPTPKEDAPGDPALPATAVHLKLVQPFVRKSSTRSLQHLCRLVINRLVADVDCLPLPRRMADYLRQYPFQL; from the exons ACCTTGTCCTTTGCTGGCTGTGGAGCAGATCGGGCAGCGGCCCTTGTGGGCCCAGTCCCTGGAGCTGCCCGAACCAGCTATGCAGCCTTTACCTGCTGGCgccttcctggaggaagcagcaGAGGAGTCCCCAGACCAGCCAGAGGGTGAGCCCAAGGTGCTGGACCCCGAAGAAGATCTGCTGTGCATAGCCAAGACTTTCTCGTACCTTCGGGAATCTG GCTGGTATTGGGGTTCCATTACGGCCAGTGAGGCCCGGCAACACCTGCAGAAGATGCCAGAGGGCACATTCCTAGTACGTGACAGCACCCACCCCAGCTACCTGTTCACATTGTCGGTCAAAACCACCCGTGGCCCCACCAACGTGCGCATTGAGTACGCCGACTCCAGCTTCCGCCTGGACTCCAACTGCCTGTCCAGGCCGCGCATCCTGGCCTTCCCAGATGTGGTCAGCCTTGTGCAGCACTATGTGGCCTCCTGTGCTGCAGATACCCGAAGTGACAGTCCTGACCTTGCAACCACCCCAGCCCTGCCTACCCCTAAGGAGGATGCACCTGGTGACCCAGCACTGCCTGCTactgctgtacacctaaaactggTGCAGCCCTTTGTGCGCAAAAGCAGCACCCGAAGCCTGCAGCACCTGTGCCGCCTCGTCATCAACCGTCTGGTGGCCGATGTGGACTGCCTGCCACTACCCCGGCGCATGGCTGACTACCTCCGACAGtaccccttccagctctga